One genomic region from Nitrospirota bacterium encodes:
- a CDS encoding sigma 54-interacting transcriptional regulator: protein MRETPSSPLSGASIALSRPWLVLKDVIESISHGKSEQEVLDIIFRELQGIVPFDRIGVATVDEPNERIVMTSLRTEGTPEIPVGYAGKLKDSTLEPLMKEGRVRIINDLQSYMEKKPGSDSTRRIVREGMISNLTLPLLAGGRPIGVMFFSSRRKDAYKPAHADLVREIAGQMATAVENGRLMDALNKRNRELEGANAQLALTVRKLEETIQLKEELQQENIYLKDEITTQFSEIVGSSPALTASLSAARRVAITDSTVLITGETGTGKELVARAIHVLSSRRDRALIKVNCSSLPETLIESELFGHEKGAFTGAIARKPGRFELASGGTLFLDEVVDIPPTVQVKLLRALQEKEIERVGGSQPIKVDVRIIAATNRPLEPLVTAGQFREDLFYRLNVFPIHLPPLRERKEDLAPLTNHFIRKFALKMSKRITEVSPRVMDLFMAYEWPGNVREIEHLLERAVILCDGHVINDTHINFAHPRKSRYPQGFQSLGEVDQYCEEIQRNYLRQILRSTNGKIYGTAGAAKVLNLKPTTLQSRLAKLGVSARDLK from the coding sequence ATGCGCGAAACACCTTCTTCGCCGTTGTCCGGTGCCTCCATCGCACTTTCGAGGCCATGGCTCGTCTTGAAGGATGTCATCGAATCGATCAGCCACGGCAAGAGCGAACAGGAGGTGTTGGATATCATCTTCCGCGAGCTCCAGGGCATCGTGCCCTTCGACCGGATCGGAGTGGCCACCGTGGATGAGCCGAATGAGCGAATCGTGATGACTTCCCTCAGGACGGAAGGGACACCGGAAATCCCCGTCGGGTATGCGGGAAAACTCAAGGACTCTACGCTCGAACCGCTCATGAAAGAGGGCCGTGTTCGCATTATCAACGATCTCCAGTCCTACATGGAGAAGAAGCCGGGATCCGACTCCACGCGGCGCATCGTTCGCGAAGGAATGATATCGAATCTCACGCTCCCTCTCCTTGCCGGCGGCCGTCCCATCGGCGTCATGTTCTTCTCCTCCCGCCGGAAGGACGCTTACAAACCGGCCCACGCCGATCTCGTCCGGGAAATCGCCGGCCAGATGGCCACGGCCGTCGAGAACGGACGGCTGATGGACGCCCTCAACAAGCGCAATCGCGAGCTCGAAGGGGCGAACGCGCAACTCGCGCTCACCGTGCGGAAACTGGAAGAGACGATCCAGCTCAAGGAAGAACTTCAACAGGAGAACATCTACCTTAAAGATGAAATTACCACTCAGTTCTCGGAAATTGTCGGCTCCAGTCCGGCGCTGACGGCCTCGCTTTCTGCCGCGCGGCGCGTGGCCATCACGGACTCGACGGTCCTGATCACCGGAGAAACGGGGACCGGCAAGGAACTCGTCGCGCGGGCCATCCACGTTCTTTCGAGCCGTCGGGATCGCGCTCTCATCAAAGTGAATTGCTCATCCCTTCCGGAAACGCTGATTGAAAGCGAGTTGTTCGGTCACGAGAAAGGCGCATTCACCGGGGCCATCGCCCGCAAACCCGGACGCTTCGAACTGGCGAGTGGCGGGACCCTCTTCCTCGATGAGGTGGTGGATATTCCTCCCACCGTCCAAGTCAAGCTTCTCCGCGCCCTCCAGGAAAAAGAGATCGAGCGCGTCGGCGGCTCCCAGCCCATCAAGGTCGATGTCCGCATCATCGCCGCCACCAATCGTCCCCTGGAACCGCTGGTGACAGCGGGCCAGTTCCGCGAGGACCTTTTCTACCGGCTGAACGTCTTCCCGATTCATCTGCCTCCGCTCCGCGAACGGAAGGAAGATCTGGCGCCCCTCACGAATCATTTCATCCGGAAGTTCGCGTTGAAGATGAGCAAGCGCATCACGGAGGTCAGTCCCCGGGTGATGGACCTGTTCATGGCCTATGAATGGCCCGGGAATGTGCGCGAAATCGAACACCTCCTGGAACGCGCCGTTATTCTCTGCGACGGGCATGTCATCAACGACACGCACATCAACTTCGCCCACCCCCGCAAAAGCCGCTATCCGCAGGGATTTCAGTCGCTCGGAGAAGTCGATCAATACTGCGAGGAGATCCAGCGGAACTACCTCCGCCAGATCCTTCGATCGACCAATGGCAAGATATACGGAACGGCCGGGGCGGCGAAGGTTCTCAACCTCAAGCCGACCACGCTCCAAAGCCGGCTGGCCAAACTGGGCGTCTCGGCCCGGGATCTGAAGTAG
- a CDS encoding 4Fe-4S binding protein: MALFITEECTNCGVCEPECPNEAIYESGVKWVYPGESGDHDPLDASKLGSDVYYIVPSKCTECAGHYDTSQCVDVCPVDCIIKHPEFPETKDQLTAKYNTLMSLAGVRAA, encoded by the coding sequence GTGGCGCTGTTTATTACTGAAGAATGCACGAACTGCGGCGTGTGCGAACCGGAGTGCCCGAATGAAGCGATTTACGAATCCGGCGTGAAATGGGTCTACCCAGGCGAGTCGGGTGACCATGATCCCCTCGACGCTTCGAAGTTGGGCTCAGACGTCTACTACATTGTCCCGTCGAAGTGCACCGAGTGCGCGGGACACTACGACACATCGCAATGCGTGGACGTTTGTCCGGTTGACTGCATCATCAAGCATCCGGAATTCCCGGAAACGAAGGATCAACTCACCGCCAAGTACAATACGCTGATGTCCTTGGCCGGCGTTCGGGCCGCCTGA
- a CDS encoding Mrp/NBP35 family ATP-binding protein: MNGLEQEVLKALANVKDPDLGRDIVSLGFVKNLNVNGDAARFTIELTTPACPVKDKLKEEAQTWVRRMVPALKRVDVDMTAQVRPTLGEKKSQMCPEVKNIIPIASGKGGVGKSTVTANLAIALSRMGASVGVMDADVYGPSIPMILGCSGAPRVVDNKIQPMEQYGLKIISFGFFIPAGDAVIWRGPMLHKTVQQFLGDVAWGPLDYLLVDLPPGTGDVQLSLCQTIPLTGAVVVSTPQDVALNVAQKAIYMFRKLNCPILGIVENMSGFVCDGCGKRHDIFGSGGARRACDRLAVPFLGEIPLDTEIRTASDQGQPVVLEGHPASEKSNVFRSVAQNLAAQVSIRLMQADAVPVKISF; this comes from the coding sequence GTGAACGGTCTGGAACAAGAAGTCCTCAAGGCCCTCGCGAATGTCAAAGACCCGGATCTGGGCCGCGACATCGTGTCACTCGGCTTCGTCAAGAACCTCAATGTGAACGGCGATGCCGCCCGCTTCACCATCGAGCTGACCACGCCGGCCTGTCCCGTGAAAGACAAGTTGAAGGAAGAGGCGCAGACGTGGGTCCGCCGGATGGTCCCCGCCCTGAAGCGAGTGGATGTGGACATGACGGCGCAGGTTCGTCCGACCCTGGGTGAGAAGAAATCTCAGATGTGTCCCGAGGTGAAAAACATCATACCCATCGCCAGTGGCAAGGGCGGCGTTGGAAAATCGACGGTCACCGCGAATCTCGCCATCGCCCTTTCGAGGATGGGAGCGTCCGTGGGTGTCATGGATGCGGACGTCTACGGCCCGAGTATTCCGATGATTCTCGGGTGCAGCGGCGCCCCTCGAGTGGTGGACAACAAGATCCAGCCGATGGAGCAGTACGGACTCAAGATCATCTCGTTCGGGTTCTTCATTCCGGCGGGAGACGCGGTGATCTGGCGGGGTCCGATGCTCCACAAGACCGTTCAGCAGTTTCTCGGGGACGTCGCCTGGGGCCCGCTCGACTACCTCCTCGTGGATCTCCCGCCGGGAACGGGCGACGTGCAACTCAGTCTCTGCCAAACGATTCCCCTAACGGGCGCGGTGGTGGTCTCGACGCCCCAGGACGTTGCGCTGAACGTAGCACAGAAGGCTATCTACATGTTTCGGAAACTCAACTGTCCCATTCTGGGGATCGTGGAGAACATGAGCGGTTTTGTGTGCGACGGCTGCGGCAAGCGCCACGACATCTTCGGGAGCGGTGGCGCGCGGCGGGCCTGCGACCGATTGGCCGTGCCGTTTCTCGGCGAGATTCCGCTCGATACGGAGATCCGCACCGCCTCCGACCAGGGGCAGCCCGTGGTCCTGGAAGGGCACCCCGCCTCGGAAAAATCGAATGTGTTTCGCTCCGTGGCCCAGAATCTGGCCGCTCAGGTGAGCATCCGGCTGATGCAGGCGGATGCCGTACCGGTGAAGATCTCATTCTAG
- the sufB gene encoding Fe-S cluster assembly protein SufB, which translates to MAANPELQEFTDRQYRWGFVSDIEEERVPRGLSEDIVRLISAKKNEPEFMLDWRLRALRHWVKMEEPHWQNVKFPPIDYQDIVYYAAPKPRKQVGSMDEVDPEVRATFEKLGIPLEEQMRLSGVAVDAVLDSVSVATTFKEKLAQVGVIFCSFSEAVQKHPELVQKYLGTVVPYGDNYFAALNSAVFSDGSFCYVPKGVRCPMELSTYFRINAADTGQFERTLIVADEGAYVSYLEGCTAPVRDKNQLHAAVVELVALENAQIKYSTVQNWYPGDKNGKGGIYNFVTKRGRCTGANSKISWTQVETGSAITWKYPSVILDGENSVGEFYSVALTNNYQQADTGTKMIHMGKNTKSTIISKGISAGHGQNTYRGLVKVQKKAANARNYSQCDSLLIGAKCGAHTFPYIEVGNKSSKVEHEASTSKIGEDQLFYCRQRGISEEDAVSMIVNGFCKQVFKELPMEFAVEAQKLMSVSLEGAIG; encoded by the coding sequence ATGGCTGCTAATCCCGAGCTTCAGGAATTCACGGATCGCCAGTACAGGTGGGGGTTCGTCTCCGACATCGAGGAGGAGCGTGTCCCCCGCGGTCTCAGTGAAGACATCGTTCGCCTGATCTCGGCCAAAAAGAACGAGCCGGAATTCATGTTGGATTGGAGGCTCCGCGCCCTCAGACATTGGGTCAAGATGGAAGAGCCGCACTGGCAGAACGTCAAGTTTCCCCCGATTGATTACCAGGACATCGTGTATTACGCCGCCCCCAAGCCAAGGAAACAGGTTGGGAGTATGGACGAGGTCGACCCCGAAGTCCGCGCCACTTTCGAAAAACTGGGGATTCCACTCGAAGAGCAGATGCGGCTCTCCGGGGTGGCGGTGGATGCCGTGCTGGACAGCGTGTCCGTGGCGACCACGTTCAAGGAGAAGCTGGCGCAGGTGGGGGTGATCTTCTGCTCGTTCTCGGAGGCGGTGCAAAAACATCCGGAGCTGGTGCAGAAGTACCTCGGAACCGTGGTGCCCTATGGCGACAACTATTTTGCCGCCCTCAATTCGGCCGTGTTCAGCGACGGGTCGTTCTGCTACGTCCCCAAGGGTGTTCGCTGTCCGATGGAGCTTTCCACCTACTTCCGGATCAACGCCGCCGATACGGGGCAGTTCGAGCGAACGCTGATCGTCGCCGATGAAGGAGCGTATGTCAGCTACCTGGAGGGCTGCACGGCGCCCGTCCGGGACAAGAACCAACTCCATGCGGCCGTGGTGGAATTGGTCGCGTTGGAAAACGCTCAGATCAAGTACTCGACGGTGCAGAATTGGTATCCGGGAGACAAGAACGGAAAGGGTGGGATCTACAATTTTGTGACCAAGCGGGGCCGATGCACCGGCGCAAACTCCAAGATTTCCTGGACCCAGGTGGAAACCGGTTCGGCCATCACCTGGAAATATCCCAGTGTCATTCTCGATGGCGAGAATTCCGTCGGGGAGTTTTACTCCGTGGCGCTGACGAACAACTACCAGCAGGCGGATACGGGGACAAAGATGATTCATATGGGGAAAAATACGAAGAGCACCATCATTTCGAAGGGCATTTCGGCGGGACACGGTCAGAACACCTATCGCGGCTTGGTCAAAGTCCAGAAGAAAGCGGCCAACGCGCGCAACTACTCCCAGTGCGATTCTCTTCTGATCGGAGCGAAGTGCGGCGCGCACACATTTCCCTACATCGAGGTGGGGAACAAATCATCCAAGGTCGAGCACGAGGCGTCCACCTCCAAAATCGGCGAGGACCAGCTCTTCTACTGCCGGCAGCGTGGGATCTCGGAGGAGGACGCGGTCTCCATGATCGTCAACGGTTTCTGCAAACAAGTGTTCAAGGAATTGCCGATGGAGTTTGCGGTGGAGGCCCAGAAGTTGATGAGCGTGAGCCTGGAAGGAGCGATTGGATGA
- the sufC gene encoding Fe-S cluster assembly ATPase SufC, producing the protein MLEIRNLHVNVNGREILKGVDLVVQAGEVHAIMGPNGSGKSTLAQVLAGRDTYTVTQGEALYMGKNLLELQPEDRAAEGLFLAFQYPVEIPGVGNAYFLRAALNAMRKRKGLEELDAVDFLSLAKDKLKLVQMDPSFLNRSVNEGFSGGEKKRNEVFQMAVLEPKLAVLDETDSGLDIDALRIVADGVNALRGADRAMMVITHYQRLLNYIVPDRVHVLQDGKIVESGGKELAEELERSGYRRERNGSTPPPESP; encoded by the coding sequence ATGCTTGAAATAAGAAATCTCCACGTGAACGTGAACGGGCGCGAGATCCTCAAGGGGGTCGATCTCGTCGTCCAGGCCGGAGAGGTCCACGCCATCATGGGTCCGAACGGTTCGGGAAAGAGCACGCTCGCGCAGGTGCTCGCGGGGCGCGACACGTACACGGTGACTCAGGGCGAGGCCTTGTACATGGGCAAGAATCTGCTCGAACTCCAGCCTGAGGATCGTGCGGCCGAGGGGCTGTTTCTGGCCTTCCAGTATCCGGTGGAAATTCCAGGCGTAGGAAACGCCTACTTTCTACGAGCGGCTCTGAACGCCATGCGGAAGCGGAAGGGTTTGGAAGAGCTGGATGCCGTGGATTTCCTGTCGCTGGCGAAGGACAAACTCAAACTGGTTCAGATGGATCCGAGCTTCCTCAACCGATCCGTCAATGAAGGATTCTCCGGGGGCGAGAAGAAGCGGAACGAAGTGTTCCAAATGGCGGTCCTGGAGCCGAAGCTTGCCGTTCTGGATGAAACAGACTCCGGTCTGGACATCGATGCCCTGCGGATCGTGGCCGACGGTGTCAACGCACTGAGGGGGGCGGATCGGGCGATGATGGTGATCACGCATTATCAGCGCCTTCTGAACTACATTGTTCCCGATCGAGTGCACGTTCTTCAGGACGGAAAAATCGTTGAGTCCGGTGGGAAGGAATTGGCAGAGGAGTTGGAACGAAGCGGGTACCGGCGGGAGCGGAACGGTTCGACGCCTCCTCCTGAAAGCCCATGA
- the sufD gene encoding Fe-S cluster assembly protein SufD, with translation MGPKELYLSHFERMGRTRGVDGSPWIEALRTAAMARFAEIGFPTPQDEDWKYTNVSPIAKTAFNPATRDPADSVRLRLFKEAMVEPGPHVLVFVNGAHAPEISTIRRLPGGARVQSLLEAADESKSIVESHLGRHALFRDRAFTALNTAFIHDGAFVHIPKGIEVRDPIHLLFIATTRAFHGESSRGPRSEAEGATHGEPWVSHPRNLIVVEEGASAAVVETYVGHEEGVYFTNAVTEVAAGPGARVEHYKVQRESGSAFHVAAVQARQARDSRFTSFSLSLGGALTRNDYGVVLAEEGSECDMDGLYMADGRRHVDTHTLIDHARPGCRSSEVYRGVLDGSARGVFNGRIVVRPDAIKTDATQSNKNLLLSEEASVKTKPQLEIFADDVKCAHGATVGQLDEDAMFYLRSRGLDREAASTVLTYAFANEVLSRIRREALRGYLEKLVASRLPAAAALGFYEESSRRPRSGAEGRLLWGKS, from the coding sequence ATGGGGCCCAAGGAGCTCTACCTGTCTCATTTCGAGCGCATGGGCCGCACGCGGGGCGTGGATGGCTCCCCTTGGATCGAGGCCCTGCGAACGGCGGCGATGGCGCGATTTGCCGAGATCGGGTTTCCGACACCCCAGGATGAGGATTGGAAATACACCAACGTGTCGCCCATCGCGAAGACGGCCTTCAATCCGGCGACCCGGGATCCGGCGGATTCGGTGCGGCTCCGGCTCTTCAAGGAAGCCATGGTGGAACCGGGTCCGCATGTTCTGGTGTTTGTGAACGGTGCCCACGCGCCGGAGATCTCGACCATTCGCCGCCTCCCCGGAGGCGCGCGGGTCCAGAGCCTTCTGGAGGCCGCGGACGAATCGAAATCGATCGTGGAATCTCATCTCGGGCGTCATGCTCTGTTCCGGGACCGGGCCTTCACGGCCCTGAATACCGCGTTCATCCACGATGGTGCGTTCGTGCATATTCCCAAGGGTATTGAAGTCAGGGACCCGATTCACCTTCTGTTCATCGCGACCACGCGGGCATTCCATGGAGAGTCATCTCGTGGCCCTCGGAGCGAAGCGGAGGGGGCGACCCATGGAGAACCGTGGGTCTCCCACCCGAGGAATCTCATCGTGGTCGAGGAGGGGGCATCGGCGGCCGTGGTGGAGACCTACGTGGGGCATGAGGAAGGGGTGTATTTCACCAACGCCGTGACTGAGGTGGCGGCGGGTCCGGGCGCGAGGGTGGAGCACTACAAGGTTCAGAGAGAGAGCGGAAGCGCCTTTCATGTGGCCGCCGTACAGGCGCGGCAGGCAAGGGACAGCCGATTCACCTCTTTCTCGCTCTCGCTGGGCGGGGCGCTGACGCGCAATGACTATGGCGTCGTCCTCGCCGAGGAAGGAAGCGAATGCGATATGGATGGCCTGTACATGGCCGATGGCCGCAGGCATGTGGACACGCATACCCTCATTGACCATGCCCGGCCGGGCTGTAGGAGTTCCGAGGTGTACCGGGGTGTGCTCGACGGCTCGGCCCGGGGGGTGTTCAACGGTCGGATCGTGGTCCGTCCGGATGCGATCAAGACGGATGCCACGCAGTCGAACAAGAATCTCCTCCTTTCAGAGGAAGCCTCGGTGAAAACGAAGCCGCAACTCGAAATCTTTGCGGACGACGTGAAATGCGCGCACGGCGCAACCGTCGGTCAATTGGACGAGGACGCCATGTTTTACCTTCGGTCACGCGGTTTGGATCGGGAGGCCGCTTCGACCGTGCTGACCTACGCGTTTGCCAATGAGGTTCTCAGCCGAATCCGCCGCGAGGCGCTCAGGGGGTACCTCGAAAAGCTCGTGGCTTCACGCCTTCCGGCCGCCGCGGCGCTGGGATTCTATGAGGAATCTTCTCGCCGTCCCCGAAGCGGAGCGGAGGGGAGACTATTGTGGGGGAAATCCTGA
- a CDS encoding cysteine desulfurase has product MDVARIRRDFPILKRKVRGRPLVYLDNAATTQKPAAVIEAIRDYYSRYNANIHRGVHQLSEQATDGFEKSRELIRSFLGAGETREIVFVRGATEGINLVAQSLGRKFVSKGDEIVVTTMEHHSNIVPWQMLCEGTGAVLRVVPISDRGELELDSFDRLLSSKTRLVAVTHVSNALGTVNPIDVIVRHAHSAGAAVLVDGAQAVPHMKVDVKSLDCDFYVFSSHKVYGPTGIGVVYGKRRWLEEMPPYQGGGDMIASVTFEKTLYNRLPYKFEAGTPDIAGAIGLGAALEYVNHIGLGAIARHETDLLIHAAESLEEIDGVRLIGKAAERAAVVSFVVDGVHPHDLGTFLDQEGIAIRTGHHCAQPVMQRYGIPATARASFGMYNTKSEVDALAKGIRKAQEFFA; this is encoded by the coding sequence CTGGATGTCGCCCGGATCAGGAGGGATTTTCCCATCCTGAAACGAAAAGTACGTGGGAGGCCTCTAGTTTATCTGGACAATGCGGCCACCACACAGAAACCGGCGGCCGTCATCGAGGCCATTCGAGACTACTATTCACGCTACAACGCGAATATTCATCGCGGCGTGCATCAGCTCTCCGAACAGGCGACGGATGGGTTCGAGAAATCCCGCGAGCTGATTCGGTCGTTCCTTGGTGCCGGAGAGACGAGGGAGATCGTGTTTGTTCGGGGTGCGACGGAGGGGATCAATCTGGTGGCTCAGAGTCTTGGCAGGAAGTTCGTGTCCAAGGGGGATGAAATCGTTGTAACCACCATGGAGCACCACTCCAATATCGTACCGTGGCAGATGCTATGTGAGGGAACCGGCGCCGTCTTGCGTGTGGTCCCCATCAGCGACCGGGGGGAATTGGAGTTGGATTCGTTCGACCGACTTCTCAGCTCGAAGACCCGCCTGGTGGCGGTGACGCACGTGTCGAATGCGCTGGGGACGGTGAACCCCATCGACGTAATTGTCAGACATGCCCATTCCGCCGGAGCAGCGGTGCTCGTGGATGGCGCACAGGCGGTTCCCCACATGAAGGTGGATGTCAAGAGCCTGGATTGCGACTTCTACGTGTTTTCCTCACACAAGGTCTATGGTCCCACCGGGATCGGCGTTGTCTACGGCAAGCGCCGCTGGTTGGAGGAGATGCCGCCTTATCAGGGGGGCGGAGACATGATCGCCTCGGTCACTTTTGAGAAAACCCTCTACAATCGTTTGCCTTACAAGTTTGAGGCGGGCACGCCGGACATCGCGGGCGCCATCGGCTTGGGAGCGGCCCTCGAATATGTGAATCACATCGGTCTCGGCGCGATAGCGCGGCATGAGACGGACTTGTTGATCCATGCTGCTGAATCGTTGGAGGAAATAGACGGGGTAAGGCTGATCGGCAAGGCTGCGGAGAGGGCCGCCGTTGTGTCCTTCGTTGTCGATGGAGTGCATCCGCATGATCTGGGCACATTTCTGGACCAAGAGGGAATCGCCATCCGAACGGGCCATCACTGCGCGCAGCCGGTCATGCAGCGGTACGGGATACCCGCCACGGCCCGGGCGTCCTTCGGAATGTACAACACGAAGAGCGAAGTCGATGCACTGGCGAAAGGAATCAGGAAGGCACAGGAGTTTTTCGCGTGA